The following is a genomic window from Kogia breviceps isolate mKogBre1 chromosome 4, mKogBre1 haplotype 1, whole genome shotgun sequence.
GTGTTCTAGCTTCGTTTGTGTCTGGCCAGGGCGAGCTGAGTCATATGGCCCCTGACCCTGGCCTGAGGGAGTCGTCTGGCTCTGGAGACCCTGTGGCCAAGCCGCCCCAGGCCTGCCCGCACTCTCTGCAGCCCTGGGGCTCTGTTGCCTCAGGGAGCCAAGCAGCTCAGCCTGGCCCGGAACCCCAGCCCCTGGAGAGCAACCTCTCTGGGCAGGGTGGCCGCACAGAAAGCAGGGAAGAACAGGGCAGCTCTGAGATCCCCGGAACCTCTGTCTCCCCAGAAGCACAGCCTCAGGCGGCAGGAATCACAGCCCCATCACCCCCACTAGCCTCGAACGAACAGAGGCTCCTGGCTCGCGGACTCCCTTCAGAAACCCTTCAGGGCATCACGTGACAGCGCCAGGACCCTctgctcaccctggggacacgcCGGCCACGTGCTGCAGGGCTCCAGGGAAGGCGTGGGGGGTGGCTCCAGCGTTGGCACTGTAGCCAGGGGTGCGGAGGACAGAGGCTGGCCTCTCCCTCACTCGTCCACAGCCGGCGGTGTTTAGGGGTGGGGAGGGTCTGGGTCTGACCCTACCTGGACGCCCGGGGCCAGCTCCCCTGCGCGTCACCAGACCCCCAGGCCGGCAGATGACAGGGCCACGCAGCTTTGGTGAATACTTTTAAGAGCAGAACCTGTAACAGTAGCAGAGGTGCACCAAGGCTCGGGCTGTAGGGTCTGGGGCTCAGGGCAGTCCCGGGCGGCCCCTCTGTGCGCAGGCGCAGCCCGGGGGGCTGGGCGCGGACCCTCGGGGGAGGCGAGGCGAGGCTCCGGCTGGGTAGGGGCGGGGCAGGCACCCGGCGCGGGAGGGTCACCACTTCAGGAAGACCATGCCCGCCAGGACGGCATAGCCCAGCACCAGGAAGAGGACCTTGAGCAGCCGGTCGCTCTTCTCCTCCAGCTCCTTGGCCAGGATCTCAAAGAAGGTGACGAAGAGGAACGTACCGCCCGCCAGGCCCTGCAGCACCACGGAGGCCACGCTGCTGGGCACGCCCTGGGCACTCTCGATGCCCAGGCCGAGGCTGATGCCCAGAGGGATCATGGCGCTCACGGTGACGGCCAGCTTGGCGGCGTCCGTCAGGGCCATGGCGCTCCTGGCCATGCTGATGCCCAGGGCCACGGCCACCAGCGTCTCGTGAATGGCCACCCCCACGAACAGGCTCAgcaccttctccccctcctcctgcaggCCCAGGGCCAGGCCCTCGAAGACCGAGTGGGCCGACAGGGCGAAGACCAGGCTGAGGAGCCGCAACGGGCTGGAGCGCGACAGCTCCTGGACGCTCAGCCCGTGGCTGTGCGTGTGGGGCTCCCCGTAGAGCGCGTGGCCCCGCGAGCCACCCAGGAAGGGGCTCTCGTACTCGGAGTCGCTGCCCACGTCCGAGCTGGCGTTGAACGTCTCCAGGTCGATAAAGGCCGGCCTCTCCTTGCGGAAGGTCAGGACGAGCTGCTCCAGGAAGACGGTCAGGAAGAAGCCCAGCAGCACGGTGGTCTCGGCCAGCGGGTAGTCGGTGCTGATGTGCCCAAGACTCAGGACTTTCTGGAGCTGGAGCAGAGGGCGCGAGAGGGGCAAAGGCGGGGAGGGGTTCGGAGGCGCGAGCGCCGAGACCCCCGCCGCCCCCCACGCAACAGGCTCATCAGACGCCACCTTGCAAGTAGCAGGAATACCCAAATCATACAGGTCTTAAAGAGGGGTGGTGGCTCAGCCTTGATGGATTTGaaaatgaaggggcttccctggtggcccagtgggtaagaccgcgctcccaatgcagggggcccgggttcaatccctggtcggggaactagatcccacatgcgtgccgcaactaagacccggcacagtcagtaaataaataaatatttaaaaataaaaactctgttAGAAAGGGACTAGGCCTCACACCATGTCCCCTATGTCAACCAATTTTAAAAGAGTATAGTGGGCTGCATCATGACCCCTAAAAGATATGTCCACCAGGAATctcagaatgtggccttatttggaagaagggtctttgcagatgtaactgaGGTGTGACGGGCTGAACTGCGTCTCCCCAACGAAAGGAAATTTCTATGTAAAAGTCTCCCAACCCCTAGTGCCTCAAAACTAAccatatttggagacagggttttTAAACAGGTGATTCAGTTAAAAGGAGGCTGTGAGGGTGGACTTAATCCACTAGGACTGCTGTCCttacaggaagaggaagagccaTCATGTGAAGAGACAGCAAGAGGTGGCCATCTACaaagcaaggagagaggcctcaggaggaccaaaccctgccagcaccttggtcTCAGACTTGCGGCCTCCAGCCCTGGGAGAGAATAagtgtctgctgtttaagcccccCATCTCTGGTCTTCTGTTATGGCCACCCCAGGAAACTCAGTCATAAgataaggatcttgagatgacaTCATCCTGGATAAGGATGATGTCCTTAATCCAATGACAGGTGTCCTTCCGAGACAgaagagagacacacagggagaggcCATGTGACAACGGAGGCACAGCTGGGGTGATGGAGCCACAAGGTAAGGGACCAAGGACCGCAGACGATCCCCACAAGCTGGGAGGGACACGGGATAGACCCTCTCTCACGGTCGGAGGACCCAGCCCACtgacaccttggtcttggacttctggcctccagactgggATATGAGCCAGGGCTTCTGGCCCTGAGGCCTGTACGGGGCTGGCTTCCACACAACCCAGAGGCTGTTCCCAGAGCTCCCACCATTGCAGCCCCCTGGTGAATGTGCTGAGAAGGAGCATGAGGCTCGCTGGCCCCCCCAGCCATCCTCGTCAGATCCTCGAGTCAGCAATGTCCCATAGAACGTTCCGGATGCTGGAAACGTCCTCTACCTGTGCTGTGTGATGTGGACGCCGCTAGCCTCGCGTGGCCCACGaggacttgaaatgtggctggtgcgGCTGAGGACTGGCACGCGGAAGTATGTTTGACTTCAACTGACTGAAACCTGCCCAGCCGGAACGGTGAGCGGCAGCCACACCAGACTGTGAGGCAGACGCTGGCTGAGGCTGGCAGGCGGCCAGGAGAGGCCTGGCTCACTGCGGCGTGGGGAGCCTGGGGCAGGGGCACGGCCCACGAGTGGTTTGGGGAGGACCGTGAGAGGGCCCCGAGCACtgaagggggatggggaggggcaaggtcaTTGCAGCAGTCCAGGCCGGAGGGGTGGCACTGCGTGGCACTGCGGGAACGTGGGAAacggcaggggggaggggggaggtgcaGAGGGTGCCAGAGAGGACTCTGAGCTCCTCCTCACTGACGCCAAGTGCACAAGTTTCCCACGCTGTGTAACAGAGGAACGCAAGCTTAGCAGCATAAAACACCTCCCAGCCCTCAACATCA
Proteins encoded in this region:
- the SLC39A3 gene encoding zinc transporter ZIP3 is translated as MVKLLVAKILCMVGVFFFMLLGSLLPVKIIETDFEKAHRSKKILSLCNTFGGGVFLATCFNALLPAVREKLQKVLSLGHISTDYPLAETTVLLGFFLTVFLEQLVLTFRKERPAFIDLETFNASSDVGSDSEYESPFLGGSRGHALYGEPHTHSHGLSVQELSRSSPLRLLSLVFALSAHSVFEGLALGLQEEGEKVLSLFVGVAIHETLVAVALGISMARSAMALTDAAKLAVTVSAMIPLGISLGLGIESAQGVPSSVASVVLQGLAGGTFLFVTFFEILAKELEEKSDRLLKVLFLVLGYAVLAGMVFLKW